Proteins from a genomic interval of Mesobacillus sp. S13:
- a CDS encoding glycosyltransferase gives MQTVIHLNLRVDPTQYIPQIREVPGYDYIHMVRQPKYMTDLSLLNEKVHYLSEIYSPKKFIKKNNVSLLHAHHGQLGILLLPFKEKTKLPLVTSIRGRDATLADQPVAYLEHMKMLFEKGDQFYPVCHYLAERIKSWGCPPEKIKVLYGGVDLTKYHYRAPNVLGSGQNILSVGRLVEKKGHHVLMQAFQKIKDRFPDSTLTIIGRGELEEELLSLANQLNLGDSFRLLNHLPKEQVQQYMMNADLFCAASLEAANGDVEGIPNTLKEAMALGVPVVSTYHAGIPELITHNKEGVLVQENNVDELAAALEYMLNNRGHWTSYTSAARQKVEQYFDAEKQLLLQAKYYDDLLGGKSK, from the coding sequence TTGCAAACTGTTATTCACTTAAACTTGAGGGTTGATCCCACCCAGTATATCCCTCAGATACGAGAAGTCCCTGGTTACGATTATATTCATATGGTGCGTCAGCCAAAGTACATGACTGACCTATCTCTGTTAAATGAAAAGGTTCACTATCTCAGTGAAATTTATTCCCCAAAGAAGTTCATTAAGAAAAACAATGTTTCTCTTTTACATGCCCACCATGGCCAGTTGGGCATATTGCTGCTCCCTTTCAAGGAAAAGACAAAACTTCCGCTGGTAACGAGTATTAGAGGCCGTGATGCAACCCTCGCTGATCAGCCCGTGGCTTATTTGGAACATATGAAAATGCTCTTTGAGAAAGGAGACCAATTCTATCCTGTTTGTCATTATTTAGCTGAACGGATTAAATCCTGGGGCTGTCCTCCAGAAAAAATCAAAGTCCTTTACGGAGGAGTTGATTTAACAAAATACCATTACAGAGCTCCGAATGTACTTGGATCAGGACAGAATATTCTTTCCGTAGGCAGATTGGTAGAAAAAAAGGGCCATCATGTCTTGATGCAAGCCTTCCAAAAAATTAAAGATCGCTTCCCTGATTCCACGTTGACCATCATTGGAAGAGGAGAACTCGAGGAGGAACTTCTCTCTTTAGCCAATCAACTAAATCTAGGTGACTCATTCCGCCTATTAAATCATCTCCCAAAAGAGCAAGTACAGCAGTATATGATGAATGCCGATTTGTTCTGTGCTGCAAGCCTTGAGGCCGCCAATGGAGACGTCGAAGGAATACCAAATACCTTGAAAGAGGCTATGGCGTTAGGGGTGCCGGTAGTCTCTACCTATCATGCGGGCATCCCTGAATTGATTACCCATAATAAAGAAGGGGTTCTCGTACAGGAAAACAATGTCGATGAACTTGCAGCTGCACTTGAATATATGCTGAACAACAGGGGGCATTGGACATCTTATACTAGCGCCGCACGGCAAAAAGTTGAACAATACTTTGATGCTGAGAAACAACTTCTTTTACAGGCAAAATATTACGATGATTTGTTGGGAGGGAAAAGCAAATGA
- a CDS encoding NAD-dependent epimerase translates to MSIIVTGAAGFIGFHLSKQLLALGYHVIGIDNLNEYYDAALKKDRLKLLETNANFTFHKMDLANQEEVHSLFKKHSINIVIHLAAQAGVRYSLTHPHSYVHSNLLGFLNILEGCRQFPVEHLIYASSSSVYGANTKTPFSEKDPVDHPVSLYAASKKANELMAHTYSHLYDIPTTGLRFFTVYGPWGRPDMAYYSFTRDIIQGNPINVFNHGDMSRDFTFIDDIVDGIVKLLHRPPKRQDEWNRKKPEPNSSYAPYKLYNIGNNNPVKLLDFIQTLEEKIGKKAKKVFLPMQPGDVKVTYADITDLQRDAGFSPSTALDKGLESFVDWYKEYHLKE, encoded by the coding sequence ATGAGTATTATCGTTACAGGTGCAGCTGGATTTATAGGGTTTCATCTGTCAAAACAACTATTAGCACTGGGGTATCACGTGATTGGTATTGATAATCTGAATGAATATTATGATGCCGCTCTGAAAAAGGATAGGTTAAAACTGTTAGAAACAAACGCTAATTTTACTTTTCACAAAATGGATTTGGCAAATCAAGAAGAAGTACATTCCCTCTTCAAAAAGCATTCAATCAATATCGTGATCCATTTAGCTGCTCAAGCAGGAGTACGATATAGTCTAACCCACCCACACTCATATGTTCATTCGAACCTGCTGGGATTTTTGAATATTTTAGAGGGGTGCAGGCAATTTCCGGTAGAGCACTTGATTTACGCCTCTTCCAGCTCTGTATATGGGGCAAATACCAAAACCCCCTTCTCTGAGAAAGATCCAGTCGACCACCCGGTAAGCTTGTATGCTGCCTCTAAAAAGGCAAATGAATTAATGGCGCATACGTATAGCCATCTATACGATATTCCCACCACAGGATTGAGGTTCTTTACAGTATACGGCCCATGGGGGAGACCTGACATGGCCTATTATTCATTTACTAGAGATATCATTCAAGGCAACCCAATAAACGTATTCAATCATGGTGACATGAGCAGGGACTTTACTTTTATTGACGATATCGTTGACGGAATCGTCAAACTGCTCCATCGTCCGCCTAAGCGCCAGGATGAATGGAATCGCAAGAAGCCAGAGCCAAATTCCAGCTATGCGCCTTACAAACTCTATAATATCGGTAACAATAACCCCGTAAAACTCCTGGATTTCATTCAAACTCTAGAAGAAAAAATCGGCAAAAAAGCAAAGAAGGTATTTTTACCAATGCAGCCAGGTGATGTGAAAGTCACTTATGCGGATATAACTGACCTTCAAAGGGATGCAGGCTTCTCTCCTTCTACAGCGCTAGATAAAGGGCTAGAATCCTTTGTTGATTGGTATAAAGAGTATCATCTAAAAGAATGA
- a CDS encoding PDR/VanB family oxidoreductase — MHRKSTLDVRIKSIKQETATIKRFTLQELNGSKLPPFSGGSHITTYLPKEAGALERSYSVFNLSEPGLIEIAIRLAKPSTGGSDYWHHRVTEGDVLKISYPKNHFALSFQAKHHVFYAAGIGITPFLSMMADLAEKDQSFELHYAAKSKEQCAFYDYLNENYPEHCHFYFSEGENPKRLTINLLKNHRIGTHVYFCGPEKMIQEFTNAAKSFGYPAFNVHYERFAPPVKKDSVPFGITLKKSGKHLIVPTEQSLLDVLHQNGIDVPYSCRVGGCGTCEVKVAEGEIDHYDSFLTEDQQRSNRAILICVSRGKGDLVLDI, encoded by the coding sequence TTGCATCGTAAATCTACCTTGGACGTACGGATAAAATCAATTAAACAAGAAACAGCGACAATTAAAAGATTCACTCTGCAGGAACTGAATGGATCAAAGCTGCCGCCATTCAGCGGGGGATCTCATATTACCACTTATTTGCCGAAGGAAGCAGGAGCATTGGAAAGGTCGTATTCAGTTTTTAACCTGTCAGAACCCGGCTTGATCGAAATTGCAATACGGCTGGCAAAACCTTCAACTGGCGGCTCCGATTACTGGCATCATCGAGTTACCGAAGGAGATGTGTTAAAAATCAGCTACCCGAAAAATCATTTTGCTTTGAGTTTCCAGGCTAAGCATCATGTTTTTTATGCAGCTGGTATTGGAATTACGCCCTTTTTATCGATGATGGCGGATCTTGCTGAAAAAGATCAATCCTTTGAACTGCATTACGCGGCAAAATCAAAGGAGCAGTGCGCCTTTTATGATTACTTGAACGAGAACTATCCTGAACATTGCCATTTTTATTTTTCAGAAGGAGAGAATCCTAAACGGTTAACAATCAACCTTCTTAAAAATCACCGAATCGGTACACATGTCTATTTTTGCGGGCCTGAAAAAATGATACAGGAATTCACGAATGCAGCCAAAAGCTTTGGCTATCCTGCGTTCAATGTTCATTATGAACGATTCGCACCACCCGTGAAGAAGGATTCAGTCCCGTTTGGAATTACCTTGAAGAAGAGTGGCAAGCACCTCATAGTGCCCACAGAGCAATCACTGCTGGATGTCCTTCACCAAAATGGCATTGATGTCCCGTATTCCTGTAGAGTAGGAGGCTGCGGTACATGTGAAGTGAAGGTAGCTGAAGGGGAGATTGATCACTACGATTCATTCCTGACAGAAGACCAGCAGCGTTCAAATCGGGCAATCCTAATCTGCGTTTCGCGGGGGAAGGGGGACCTGGTATTGGATATATAG
- a CDS encoding dimethylamine monooxygenase subunit DmmA family protein: MNQDYLTLMEGKRKFLFCADSKGARSLYILVTQAIDENVPFDFHIFQDVSEESFVDEWLSQQKMGVYLYISGAADFLKRIQNKALKIGFSEHDLHSLPTGTAKKKLVCCTCHGESEVDVQSYITCAHCGLELEVSDHYSRRLDAYLGYVTIQ; the protein is encoded by the coding sequence ATGAATCAGGATTATTTAACATTGATGGAAGGCAAGAGAAAGTTTCTGTTTTGCGCAGATTCAAAAGGTGCCAGGTCTTTATATATTCTCGTTACCCAGGCCATAGATGAGAATGTGCCGTTTGATTTTCATATTTTTCAAGATGTGAGTGAAGAAAGCTTTGTGGATGAATGGCTCAGTCAGCAGAAAATGGGGGTATATCTGTACATTTCGGGTGCAGCGGATTTTTTAAAAAGGATACAAAATAAAGCATTGAAGATAGGCTTTTCCGAACATGACTTGCATTCGCTCCCTACTGGGACAGCTAAGAAAAAACTGGTCTGTTGTACTTGTCACGGTGAAAGTGAAGTAGATGTTCAATCATATATCACGTGTGCACACTGCGGACTGGAGCTTGAAGTGTCAGATCATTATTCACGCCGTTTGGATGCCTATTTGGGGTATGTCACAATCCAATAG
- a CDS encoding heme-dependent oxidative N-demethylase family protein has translation MVSAEDIRSFPYPFGEHDVYRYSNNAIPLNPPIAIEVTETYIEEMNLKRKLLNKHPERCYHSEPHTMKAQWEALDLILHDLAEYDPGKFKLVTNDDKWIFTNLHTDEKYSFTFGDSTTLEEEPLDFVGRHVQEDLILMMQRDGDLFLDAGQLCFPANWSLYFDAGMSFKEIHTPIPRFKSESLDERILQFLMRIEAGSPWWRKNWSLMAGNTLDTSLETFADWGQSRKKVTKENAGEMVHFRVEVQKLFRLPKSNGILFTIHTHLLPLEEFVQHTPWLEQFSAILKELPEFIADYKGISLYRDVVLEYLEGELKKR, from the coding sequence ATGGTCTCCGCTGAGGATATCCGTTCATTTCCTTATCCGTTTGGTGAACATGATGTATATAGATATTCTAACAATGCCATTCCATTAAATCCACCAATTGCCATCGAAGTGACGGAAACTTATATAGAGGAAATGAATCTGAAAAGAAAGCTGCTGAATAAGCACCCAGAAAGATGTTATCATTCAGAGCCTCATACCATGAAAGCCCAGTGGGAAGCATTGGATTTGATCTTGCACGATTTGGCCGAGTATGATCCCGGAAAATTCAAGCTTGTTACCAACGATGATAAGTGGATCTTCACTAACCTTCATACCGATGAGAAATACTCCTTCACATTTGGGGATTCGACGACACTGGAAGAGGAGCCTCTTGATTTTGTAGGAAGGCATGTCCAGGAAGACTTGATCCTGATGATGCAGCGGGACGGGGATTTATTCCTGGATGCGGGCCAGCTCTGCTTTCCAGCCAATTGGTCCTTGTATTTTGATGCTGGTATGTCATTCAAAGAAATTCATACACCCATTCCCCGTTTCAAGTCCGAATCTCTTGATGAACGCATCCTCCAGTTTTTAATGAGAATCGAGGCAGGAAGTCCCTGGTGGAGGAAAAACTGGTCATTGATGGCAGGAAACACCTTGGATACATCGCTCGAAACCTTTGCAGATTGGGGACAGAGCCGAAAAAAGGTGACCAAAGAAAATGCTGGCGAGATGGTTCATTTCCGAGTAGAAGTTCAAAAATTATTCCGTCTTCCAAAAAGCAATGGAATTTTATTTACGATCCATACCCATTTGCTTCCGCTTGAAGAGTTCGTTCAGCATACGCCATGGCTGGAGCAGTTTTCGGCAATCCTAAAAGAACTTCCGGAATTCATCGCTGACTATAAGGGGATCTCTCTTTATCGTGATGTTGTCCTGGAATATCTGGAGGGGGAATTAAAAAAGAGATGA
- the ahpC gene encoding alkyl hydroperoxide reductase subunit C: MALIGTQVLPFTANAFHNGEFITVSEENLKGKWSVVVFYPADFTFVCPTELEDMQNEYATLKEMGAEVYSVSTDTHFTHKAWHDHSEAIGKIEYIMIGDPSQKISRNFDVLNEEDGLAERGTFIIDPDGVIQTVEINAGGIGRDASQVVSKLKAAQYVRNNPGEVCPAKWKEGGETLKPSLDLVGKI, encoded by the coding sequence ATGGCATTAATCGGCACTCAAGTTCTACCATTCACAGCAAACGCATTCCACAACGGAGAATTCATCACTGTTTCTGAAGAAAACCTAAAAGGCAAATGGAGCGTAGTTGTATTCTACCCAGCTGACTTCACATTCGTATGCCCAACTGAACTTGAAGACATGCAAAACGAATATGCTACATTAAAAGAAATGGGAGCTGAAGTATACTCTGTATCAACTGATACTCACTTCACTCACAAAGCATGGCATGATCACTCAGAAGCTATCGGCAAAATCGAGTACATCATGATCGGCGACCCTTCACAGAAGATCTCTCGTAACTTTGATGTATTGAACGAAGAAGATGGTCTTGCAGAGCGCGGAACTTTCATCATCGATCCAGACGGCGTTATCCAAACTGTTGAAATCAACGCAGGCGGAATCGGCCGTGACGCTAGCCAGGTAGTAAGCAAGCTAAAAGCTGCACAATATGTACGCAACAACCCAGGCGAAGTTTGCCCTGCTAAATGGAAAGAAGGCGGCGAAACTCTTAAGCCAAGCCTTGATCTTGTAGGAAAGATTTAA
- the ahpF gene encoding alkyl hydroperoxide reductase subunit F, translating into MLLDAEIKAQLAQYLQMMEGDVLLKVSAGSDDVSRDMLALVDELATMSSHIKVEHAELERTPSFSVNRPGEDTGVTFAGIPLGHEFTSLVLALLQVSGRAPKVDQKVIDQVKAIKDEYRFETYVSLSCHNCPDVVQALNLMSILNPGISHVMIDGAAFKEEVESKQVMAVPTVFLNGETFGSGRMSLEEILAKMGSGPDATELNDKEPYDVLVVGGGPAGSSAAIYAARKGIRTGIVAERFGGQVMDTLGIENFISVKHTEGPKLVASLEEHVKEYGVDIMNLQRAKRLSKKDLVEVELENGAVLKSKTVIISTGARWRNVNVPGEAEFKNKGVAYCPHCDGPLFEGKDVAVIGGGNSGVEAAIDLAGIVKHVTVIEFNPELKADAVLQERLNSLPNVTVVSNAQTTEITGTDKVNGISYVDRTTGEEHHVELQGVFVQIGLVPNTEWLGDTLERTRFGEIVVNKHGATDLPGVFAAGDCTDSAYKQIIISMGSGATAALGAFDYMIRN; encoded by the coding sequence ATGTTATTAGATGCAGAAATTAAAGCACAATTAGCCCAATATCTTCAAATGATGGAGGGCGATGTGCTGCTTAAAGTTAGCGCAGGATCGGATGATGTATCACGAGACATGCTGGCTTTAGTCGATGAATTGGCAACAATGTCATCCCACATCAAAGTGGAGCATGCAGAACTCGAAAGAACACCTAGCTTCAGTGTCAACCGCCCTGGCGAAGACACTGGCGTGACTTTCGCCGGCATTCCTTTAGGACATGAATTCACTTCATTAGTACTGGCTCTATTACAGGTTAGCGGAAGAGCTCCTAAGGTAGACCAGAAAGTCATCGATCAGGTAAAAGCGATCAAAGACGAATATCGTTTTGAAACTTATGTCAGCCTGAGCTGCCATAACTGCCCTGATGTGGTGCAGGCCTTGAACCTGATGAGCATTTTAAACCCTGGCATTTCCCATGTCATGATCGATGGCGCAGCTTTCAAGGAAGAAGTTGAAAGCAAGCAGGTCATGGCCGTGCCTACGGTATTCTTGAATGGTGAAACATTCGGAAGCGGACGTATGTCCCTTGAAGAAATCCTTGCAAAAATGGGTTCAGGCCCTGATGCAACTGAATTGAACGATAAAGAGCCTTATGATGTCCTTGTTGTCGGCGGCGGACCAGCTGGTTCCAGTGCGGCCATCTATGCAGCACGTAAAGGAATCCGTACAGGGATTGTTGCAGAACGCTTCGGCGGACAGGTTATGGATACTTTAGGCATTGAGAACTTCATCAGCGTGAAGCATACTGAAGGTCCAAAGCTTGTTGCAAGTCTTGAGGAGCATGTTAAAGAGTACGGTGTTGATATCATGAACTTGCAGCGTGCTAAACGCCTGTCTAAGAAAGACCTCGTTGAAGTTGAACTTGAAAATGGTGCAGTCCTTAAGAGTAAAACTGTCATCATTTCAACTGGTGCCCGCTGGCGTAATGTCAACGTACCAGGAGAAGCTGAGTTCAAGAACAAAGGGGTTGCCTACTGCCCTCACTGTGATGGACCATTGTTCGAAGGTAAAGATGTTGCGGTAATCGGCGGAGGAAACTCCGGTGTTGAAGCAGCAATCGACCTTGCGGGTATTGTAAAGCACGTAACAGTCATCGAGTTCAACCCAGAGCTTAAAGCTGATGCTGTTTTACAAGAACGCTTGAACAGCCTTCCAAATGTTACAGTCGTGTCGAACGCTCAAACAACTGAGATTACCGGAACAGATAAAGTGAACGGTATTTCCTATGTTGACCGCACAACTGGAGAAGAACATCATGTAGAGTTACAAGGTGTATTCGTCCAGATCGGCCTTGTACCGAACACAGAATGGCTCGGAGACACGCTTGAACGCACTCGCTTCGGTGAGATTGTCGTAAACAAGCACGGTGCCACTGACCTTCCTGGCGTCTTCGCTGCAGGCGACTGCACAGACAGTGCATACAAACAAATCATCATTTCAATGGGATCAGGTGCAACCGCAGCATTAGGTGCATTTGATTACATGATTCGAAATTAA
- a CDS encoding DUF421 domain-containing protein, translating into MEFFQSQDSLTAIQWVLRAIIGFFFLLIVTRALGQRAISQLRPLDFAIALVIGNIIAHPLSDEHLGLKGSIITTTVLLALYLGGIYMILKFPWFRRILNHAPITIVENGEILNKGLKKARISIDVLLEELRERKIEDVKKVALAIWEADGKLSVFLDPKYEPLTPSSIQMAAEPFNFPRTIIKEGKINYEVLKQVHKDEGWIVSNLENIYQTEIKDVLLATLDNKDILKVFLYK; encoded by the coding sequence ATGGAATTTTTCCAAAGCCAGGATTCGCTTACTGCTATTCAGTGGGTGCTGCGGGCTATTATTGGGTTTTTCTTTTTATTAATTGTAACCAGAGCTCTTGGACAACGTGCCATCTCCCAATTAAGACCCCTGGATTTTGCCATTGCTCTAGTAATCGGGAACATTATTGCCCATCCCCTATCAGACGAGCATCTAGGGTTGAAAGGCTCTATTATCACAACTACTGTCTTATTGGCTTTATATCTTGGCGGAATCTATATGATACTCAAATTCCCCTGGTTTAGAAGGATACTCAACCATGCACCAATCACCATTGTTGAAAATGGAGAAATACTTAACAAAGGATTAAAAAAAGCAAGGATCTCCATTGATGTATTATTGGAAGAGCTGCGAGAAAGAAAAATAGAAGATGTGAAAAAAGTAGCCCTGGCGATTTGGGAGGCTGACGGGAAATTATCCGTCTTTTTAGATCCAAAATATGAACCACTGACTCCCTCCTCAATTCAAATGGCTGCAGAACCATTCAATTTTCCAAGGACGATCATTAAAGAAGGGAAAATAAATTACGAAGTATTAAAACAAGTTCACAAGGACGAAGGTTGGATTGTTTCAAATTTAGAAAATATTTATCAGACAGAGATTAAAGATGTTCTGCTTGCTACCCTTGATAATAAAGACATCCTTAAAGTATTTTTATATAAATAA